In Populus nigra chromosome 1, ddPopNigr1.1, whole genome shotgun sequence, one genomic interval encodes:
- the LOC133675511 gene encoding cysteine synthase 2: MASVRTTGAFVAAISMSMVLFSYFLCNYRSKRKTPSPLSKNKKPRNGLIHAVGNTPLIRINSLSEATGCEILGKCEFLNPGGSVKDRVAVKIIEEALESGQLVCGGVVTEGSAGSTAISLATVAPAYGCKCHVVIPDDVAIEKSQILEALGATVERVRPVSITHRDHYVNIARRRALEANELASKLRKTEKIDGKVLEQINGCISDGEKKGSIFSSYCSGGFFADQFENLANFRAHYQGTGPEIWEQSGGSLDSFVAAAGTGGTVAGISSFLQEKNPNIKCFLIDPPGSGLFNKVTRGVMYTREEAEGKRLKNPFDTITEGIGINRLTQNFKMAKLDGAYRGTDKEAVEMSRYLLKNDGLFLGSSSAMNCVGAVRVAQSLGPGHTIVTILCDSGMRHLSKFYDAQYLSEHGLTPTATGLEFLGI; this comes from the exons ATGGCATCTGTAAGAACCACAGGTGCTTTTGTAGCAGCCATCTCTATGTCCATGGTATTGTTCTCTTACTTTCTATGCAATTACAGATCCAAAAGAAAGACTCCTTCCCCActttcaaagaataaaaaaccaagaaacgGACTCATTCATGCTGTTGGTAACACTCCCTTGATTAGAATTAATAGCCTCTCCGAAGCTACTGGTTGTGAA atTCTTGGGAAGTGCGAGTTTCTGAATCCAGGAGGGAGTGTTAAAGATAGGGTTGCTGTGAAAATAATTGAAGAG GCACTGGAATCTGGCCAGCTAGTTTGTGGTGGAGTTGTTACTGAGGGAAGTGCTGGAAGCACTGCAATTAGCCTGGCTACAGTGGCTCCTGCCTATGGATGCAAATGCCATGTCGTTATCCCAGATGATGTTGCTATTGAGAAG TCTCAAATTCTCGAAGCTCTGGGAGCTACTGTTGAAAGAGTGCGACCGGTTTCAATTACACACAGAGACCACTATGTCAACATTGCTAGGAGACGGGCACTGGAAGCAAATGAATTAGCATCAAAGCTTAGAAAAACTGAAAAGATTGATGGCAAAGTCTTAGAGCAAATTAATGGTTGCATTTCTGACGGAGAGAAAAAAGGttctattttttcaagttaCTGTAGTGGTGGATTTTTTGCTGACCAGTTTGAAAACTTGGCAAATTTCCGGGCCCACTATCAGGGCACTGGACCTGAGATATGGGAACAAAGTGGTGGTAGTTTAGATTCATTTGTGGCAGCTGCAGGCACAGGCGGCACTGTAGCTGGTATTTCAAGTTTTCTCCAG GAAAAGAATCCGAACATCAAGTGCTTCCTTATAGATCCACCTGGTTCTGGTTTGTTCAACAAGGTAACAAGGGGAGTGATGTACACGAGAGAGGAAGCTGAAGGAAAAAGGTTAAAGAACCCATTTGACACAATAACGGAAGGAATTGGAATCAATAGATTAACACAAAATTTTAAGATGGCAAAACTTGACGGAGCCTACAGAGGCACAGACAAAGAGGCTGTTGAAATGTCAAG gtatcttttgaagaatgATGGCCTCTTTCTGGGGAGTTCTTCAGCCATGAACTGTGTTGGAGCTGTTAGAGTGGCACAATCACTTGGTCCTGGTCACACAATTGTGACCATTCTGTGTGATAGTGGGATGAGGCATCTGAGTAAGTTTTATGATGCTCAGTATCTGTCTGAGCATGGTTTGACACCCACAGCAACTGGATTAGAGTTCCTTGGTATTTAA
- the LOC133675519 gene encoding uncharacterized protein LOC133675519: protein MGNTPESQISSQYFFKPSLLCVSVLVASLVFTCFLLFGISTYLITISVLFLSTIFIVTFSKKKVAVVSNSAEAESPTCRPQSMLEKEVVEELNPEVEPIIHCDASQQSDVCDMHEYQVEPTDFPSDSDSSDDFSASENFELSWRCSENVGQSIAVSESSISENDVDEDGDGLIEISLPLNNSVDFDEESKKKSVSNLPESIFRQQGLMELFAEIAEVNEEENLIEIDLSMGSIKCSKFEVEA from the coding sequence ATGGGAAATACTCCTGAGAGTCAAATCAGTTCGCAGTATTTCTTCAAACCTTCACTGCTTTGTGTTTCAGTCCTTGTCGCTTCTCTTGTTTTCACTTGTTTCCTCCTTTTTGGGATCTCTACTTACCTTATCACAATATCTGTTTTGTTTCTGTCAACCATTTTCATCGTCACATTCTCAAAGAAAAAGGTGGCTGTTGTTAGCAATTCAGCAGAAGCTGAAAGTCCCACATGTCGCCCTCAGAGCATGCTTGAAAAGGAAGTTGTGGAGGAACTAAATCCAGAAGTGGAACCTATAATTCATTGCGATGCTTCCCAGCAAAGTGATGTTTGCGACATGCATGAGTATCAAGTTGAACCAACGGATTTCCCATCAGACAGTGATAGCAGTGATGATTTCTCTGCAAGTGAGAATTTTGAGCTCAGTTGGAGGTGCTCAGAAAATGTAGGTCAAAGTATTGCAGTCTCTGAAAGCTCAATCTCTGAAAATGACGTTGATGAGGATGGTGATGGTCTCATTGAGATTAGTCTTCCACTGAACAACTCTGTTGATTTTGATGAAGAGTCAAAGAAAAAGTCAGTTTCGAATTTGCCTGAATCCATTTTCAGGCAACAGGGTCTTATGGAGCTATTTGCAGAGATTGCTGAGGTGAATGAAGAGGAAAACTTGATAGAGATTGACCTTTCCATGGGATCCATCAAGTGTTCAAAGTTTGAGGTTGAAGCATGA
- the LOC133694631 gene encoding uncharacterized protein LOC133694631 — protein MEIKEKLLNYKYHIFFTLVFSLILVSIIVVAPSFLTILAYFCPLLLSTALFLGAVIFFGKTSLPGTDSSSDKAGEGLLDYVAGQPEQAVESFKSD, from the coding sequence ATGGAGATCAAAGAAAAGCTACTAAATTACAAGTATCATATCTTCTTCACCCTCGTTTTCTCTCTTATTCTTGTCTCTATAATCGTTGTTGCGCCGAGTTTCCTCACAATTTTGGCCTACTTTTGTCCTCTACTTCTCTCCACAGCTCTCTTTCTTGGCGCTGTCATCTTCTTTGGCAAGACCTCTTTACCGGGCACCGACTCTTCCAGTGACAAGGCCGGCGAGGGCCTCTTGGATTATGTTGCAGGACAGCCCGAGCAAGCGGTGGAAAGTTTCAAGTCGGATTAG